From Melopsittacus undulatus isolate bMelUnd1 chromosome 19, bMelUnd1.mat.Z, whole genome shotgun sequence, a single genomic window includes:
- the LOC117437225 gene encoding hydrocephalus-inducing protein-like, translating into MVTFKAVASGPMGTIQMSTAVRQRVSSSVKVDNPLPVPVTFDINCKVPDVSVPQHFTVPAQSKADLVLEYQPLQTGESSGQLVLQSSDLGSLFYTLQLKATWSRPEKPVYFRTRLGSRQTITTKIRHFAQQKTEYLVQTDCADFQTAKSISAAPASAGGSDLSVEVTFEPCHLGEAKATLQLSSALGGQNVFRKATAFQYAVKHPGFTVRAPEVLRAKSSTTITVSFAGGPAPVTSRLVVSCPGGSWTYHLRGLPSPRK; encoded by the exons ATGGTGACTTTCAAGGCGGTggcttcaggacccatgggcaCTATTCAAATGAGCACCGCTGTTCGGCAGAGAGTGTCCTCCAGCGTCAAGGTGGACAACCCTCTGCCTGTCCCGGTGACGTTTGACATCAACTGCAAAGTGCCCGACGTCAGCGTTCCCCAGCACTTTACTGTCCCTGCACAGTCGAAG gcggATCTTGTCTTGGAGTATCAGCCCCTGCAAACGGGTGAGAGCAGCGGGCAGctggtgctccagagcagcgACTTGGGCTCTCTGTTTTACACgctgcagctgaaagccaccTGGAGCAGGCCAGAGAAGCCCGTGTATTTCCGCACCAGGCTGGGCTCCCGTCAGACCATCACCACCAAAATACGGCATTTTGCCCAGCAGAAGACCGAGTACCTCGTACAG ACCGACTGTGCCGACTTCCAGACGGCAAAATCCATCAGTGCGGCACCcgccagtgctgggggctcAGACCTGAGCGTGGAAGTGACCTTTGAGCCCTGCCACCTGGGCGAAGCCAAGGCcacgctgcagctcagctctgcattggGCGGGCA gaacgTCTTCCGGAAGGCCACGGCGTTCCAATACGCAGTGAAGCACCCGGGCTTCACCGTCAGGGCCCCCGAGGTGCTGCGTGccaagagcagcaccaccatcacCGTCTCCTTCGCGGGCGGCCCGgctcctgtcaccagcaggctggtggtctcctgccctgggggctCCTGGACCTACCACCTCCGGGGCCTGCCCTCCCCCCGCAAGTGA